The following are encoded together in the Syngnathus typhle isolate RoL2023-S1 ecotype Sweden linkage group LG5, RoL_Styp_1.0, whole genome shotgun sequence genome:
- the ercc8 gene encoding DNA excision repair protein ERCC-8 produces MHKFTALLCFFETMLGYLAARRAGLDDPLRLRRMEATRRVLSLQLNADRDVERIHANGVNTVDIEVIEGKYMLSGGADGVIVIYDLENFSGKPQYTCKAVSTIGRSSKHAHKFSVETVQWYPYDTGMFVSSSFDKTMKVWDTETLKPAEVFKFEGTVYSHHLSPIARKHSLIAVGTEYPKIQLCDLKSGSKIQVLQGHRAEVLSVRWSPRYEHILATASADSKVRVWDVRRASGCLFTLDQHNGDKSKGASEAANTAHNGRVNGLCFSSDGLHLLTSGTDDRMRLWNSATGENTLVNYGKVSNKSRKRRQLTVSWGCSPEFVFVPCGSSVAVYGLHTGELVTMLRGHFNYVDCCEFHPDHQELYTAGKDGNILAWVPVLRGPDVEEESDQNAAVRSSVDRAFQDNWSSDED; encoded by the exons ATGCACAAATTTACCGCCTTGTTATGTTTTTTTGAAACAATGCTGGGTTATTTGGCAGCAAGGCGTGCCGGTCTGGATGACCCTCTGCGACTCAGGCGGATGGAGGCGACGAGAAG AGTACTAAGCCTGCAGTTGAATGCAGACAGGGATGTGGAGAGAATCCACGCAAATGGTGTCAATACCGTTGACATTGAAGTCATTGAAGGCAAATA CATGTTGTCTGGCGGTGCCGATGGAGTGATTGTCATCTATGACCTGGAGAACTTTAGTGGGAAACCGCAGTACACCTGCAAGGCTGTCTCCACCATTGGAAG GTCCAGCAAGCATGCCCACAAGTTCAGCGTCGAGACGGTCCAGTGGTATCCTTACGACACTGGCATGTTTGTATCCAGTTCCTTTGACAAGACAATGAAAGTGTGGGACACAGAGACTCTTAAG CCCGCTGAAGTGTTTAAGTTTGAAGGCACCGTCTACAGCCACCACCTGTCACCCATCGCTAGAAAGCACAGTCTCATCGCAG TTGGCACCGAATATCCTAAAATACAGCTGTGTGACCTGAAGTCCGGTTCAAAGATCCAAGTCCTGCAGG GTCATAGAGCAGAGGTCCTGTCCGTGCGATGGTCACCTAGATACGAACATATCCTAGCCACTGCCAG TGCTGACAGCAAAGTGAGAGTGTGGGATGTGCGTCGGGCATCAGGTTGCCTATTTACGTTGGACCAGCACAATGGAGACAAATCAAAAGGCGCTTCTGAGGCAG CAAACACAGCCCACAACGGTCGAGTGAACGGCCTGTGCTTCTCAAGCGACGGCCTGCACCTCCTCACGTCTGGGACCGATGATCGCATGCGATTGTGGAACAGCGCCACAGGGGAAAACACCCTG GTGAACTACGGGAAAGTGAGCAACAAGAGCCGCAAGAGGCGTCAGTTGACGGTGTCGTGGGGCTGCAGTCCGGAGTTTGTGTTTGTGCCGTGCGGTAGCTCAGTCGCCGTGTACGGCCTCCACACGGGCGAGCTGGTCACCATGCTGCGGGGTCACTTCAACTACGTGGACTGCTGCGAGTTCCACCCGGACCACCAG GAGTTGTACACCGCAGGTAAAGACGGTAATATACTTGCATGGGTTCCGGTCCTACGTGGCCCGGATGTGGAGGAAGAGTCAGATCAG AATGCTGCAGTGAGGTCGTCAGTGGACCGCGCCTTCCAGGACAACTGGAGCAGCGATGAAGACTAA
- the ndufaf2 gene encoding NADH dehydrogenase [ubiquinone] 1 alpha subcomplex assembly factor 2, which translates to MNKMVGALRRTFGVVREHVGTDHLGNKYYIIPEQKTWTGRLVRAKRMVEASNPAEYEYTEGSIPIEWDAWIRGRRKEAPSVEELMKNEAYREQIKLKAREVEEKDLALRTKEYDEGLVAIPSRTVAAGHAAATSFGKQEPSKEPTSTANTFQPGSWRPNPKQEA; encoded by the exons atgaataaaatggTCGGGGCGTTGCGGAGGACGTTCGGCGTGGTACGGGAACACGTCGGCACGGACCACCTGGGGAATAAATATTACATTATCCCCGAACAGAAGACATGGACAG GGAGACTCGTCCGTGCCAAGAGGATGGTGGAGGCCTCAAATCCCGCAGAGTACGAATATACGGAAGGCAGCATACCAATCGAGTGGGACG CTTGGATTCGAGGCAGACGGAAGGAGGCTCCCTCTGTAGAG GAGCTGATGAAGAACGAGGCCTACAGGGAGCAGATCAAGCTGAAGGCCAGGGAAGTGGAGGAGAAAGACTTGGCCCTGAGAACCAAGGAATACGATGAAGGCCTGGTGGCGATTCCATCCAGGACTGTGGCCGCGGGCCATGCGGCCGCCACCAGCTTTGGCAAGCAGGAGCCCAGCAAGGAGCCCACTAGCACCGCCAACACCTTCCAGCCGGGCTCCTGGCGTCCTAATCCCAAACAGGAAGCCTGA
- the smim15 gene encoding small integral membrane protein 15, translated as MIEMMRAWLQYIKEWCDEDPYGFLTSVLLALTPLFIASALLSWKLAKLIEVRDKEQKRRQRRQENLAKVKRN; from the coding sequence ATGATTGAAATGATGCGAGCATGGCTCCAGTACATAAAGGAGTGGTGCGACGAGGATCCCTATGGCTTCCTGACCAGTGTGTTGCTGGCGCTCACGCCCCTCTTCATCGCTTCCGCGCTGTTGTCGTGGAAACTGGCCAAGCTGATCGAGGTGCGTGACAAGGAGCAGAAGAGGAGGCAGCGGCGTCAGGAGAACCTGGCTAAGGTGAAGAGGAACTGA